From a region of the Bradyrhizobium diazoefficiens genome:
- a CDS encoding D-alanyl-D-alanine carboxypeptidase — protein MLRKNLSCSRLARVGVFGLLTITTAVIFTTDAAEARRHRRHYTHHRVQRDVSESSSPKFASIIVDGNSGAVLQATSPDGIRHPASLTKIMTLYLLFERLESGKMKLDTEMPVSQHAADQDPTKLNLRAGQTIRVEDAIKGLVTRSANDAAVVIAEAIAGDEDDFARMMTRKARALGMSRTVYRNANGLPNDEQVTTARDQATLGRAIQERFPRYYRYFATSTFNWRGQSIRNHNHLLGSVEGVDGIKTGYTRASGFNLVTSIRRGNRHLIGVVLGGRSGSSRDAIMRNLLAENLEKGATTHTVAAITERNGADANTDVADASEAPARSAPQVQAAAAPEAAPSRLASRLSALAAATAAMPPAQPRSEANKPEVRPTESRIEPAPLTNGVIASQPLSIIPGSSEPMKPVRVKTVHVKAGAVKVASAAPAQIAPQVTSAIAPRSDVAETSGAVVARADLVNKPQIVGQPEAPKAEIARTELPRQPPGFGTGNGILGVLPAATAAAPAPAAPKLASADPTTKPLANHSGWIVQVGALESENEAQQRIDAARSSARGLLSKADPFTEPVVAKDNRKLYRARFAGLERNQAEAVCRTLKRADISCITVRN, from the coding sequence ATGCTTCGTAAAAACTTGTCTTGCTCGCGCTTGGCGCGGGTTGGCGTCTTCGGGCTTCTTACGATCACCACCGCGGTCATTTTCACCACCGATGCTGCCGAGGCGCGGCGCCATCGCCGTCACTACACGCACCACCGGGTGCAGCGCGATGTGTCCGAGAGCTCCAGCCCGAAATTCGCGTCCATCATCGTCGACGGCAATTCCGGCGCGGTGCTTCAGGCGACGAGCCCCGACGGGATCCGCCACCCCGCCTCGCTGACGAAGATCATGACGCTCTATCTGCTGTTCGAGCGCCTTGAATCCGGGAAGATGAAACTCGACACCGAGATGCCGGTGTCCCAGCATGCCGCCGACCAGGATCCGACCAAGCTGAACCTGCGTGCCGGCCAGACCATCCGTGTCGAGGACGCGATCAAGGGTCTCGTCACCCGCTCCGCGAACGACGCCGCGGTGGTGATCGCGGAAGCGATCGCCGGCGACGAGGACGACTTTGCCCGGATGATGACGCGCAAGGCGCGCGCGCTGGGCATGTCGAGGACGGTGTACCGCAACGCCAACGGCCTTCCCAACGACGAGCAGGTCACGACCGCGCGCGACCAGGCCACGCTCGGCCGCGCCATCCAGGAGCGCTTCCCGCGCTACTACCGCTATTTCGCGACTTCGACGTTCAACTGGCGCGGACAGTCGATCCGCAACCACAATCACCTGCTCGGCAGCGTGGAAGGCGTGGACGGCATCAAGACCGGCTACACCCGCGCCTCCGGCTTCAACCTCGTCACCTCGATCCGCCGCGGCAATCGCCATCTCATCGGCGTGGTGCTCGGCGGCCGCAGCGGAAGCTCGCGCGATGCCATCATGCGCAACCTGCTCGCGGAGAATCTCGAGAAGGGTGCGACCACCCACACCGTCGCCGCGATCACGGAGCGCAATGGCGCCGACGCCAATACCGACGTCGCCGACGCGTCGGAGGCTCCGGCACGCTCCGCTCCGCAGGTGCAGGCCGCCGCCGCCCCCGAAGCAGCCCCGTCGCGTCTCGCCTCGCGCCTGTCGGCGCTGGCCGCTGCGACGGCCGCGATGCCGCCGGCTCAGCCGAGATCGGAAGCCAACAAGCCCGAGGTTCGGCCGACGGAATCCAGGATCGAACCCGCGCCGCTCACCAATGGCGTGATCGCGAGCCAGCCGCTCTCCATCATCCCCGGCTCGTCCGAGCCGATGAAGCCGGTCCGGGTCAAGACGGTTCACGTCAAGGCCGGCGCCGTGAAGGTCGCTTCCGCCGCCCCGGCTCAGATCGCACCGCAGGTCACGAGCGCGATTGCCCCCCGTTCCGACGTCGCGGAAACCTCCGGCGCCGTCGTTGCCCGGGCCGATCTCGTCAACAAGCCTCAGATCGTCGGCCAACCGGAAGCGCCGAAGGCCGAGATCGCCCGCACCGAACTGCCGAGGCAGCCGCCGGGCTTCGGCACCGGCAACGGCATCCTCGGAGTTCTGCCGGCCGCAACGGCCGCCGCACCCGCCCCGGCCGCTCCGAAGCTCGCCTCCGCCGATCCGACCACCAAGCCCCTCGCCAACCACAGCGGCTGGATCGTCCAGGTCGGCGCGCTCGAGAGCGAGAACGAAGCCCAGCAGCGCATCGACGCCGCGCGCAGCTCGGCCCGCGGCCTGCTCAGCAAGGCCGATCCCTTCACCGAGCCTGTCGTCGCGAAGGACAATCGCAAGCTCTACCGCGCCCGCTTTGCCGGGCTCGAGCGCAACCAGGCCGAAGCCGTCTGCCGCACCCTGAAGCGCGCCGATATCTCCTGCATCACCGTTCGCAACTGA
- a CDS encoding DnaJ domain-containing protein, whose protein sequence is MTLIAGAIAVITLYLLLQMFRAANPAVLARAIRFGGGVLALAVAAFTGLRGELAVAIPLGIFGAGLLGWTPLANAGFGNVGGLFGGGAAPASGQASRVRSQFLDMRLDHDTGQLGGQIVAGPHAGRDLGEFDLAGLLAMVPTFDAESVALLESYLDRRFPAWRQNAQRDAAGGQRRTAASGKMTAEEAYQILGLQPGAGRDDISRAHKSLMKKLHPDQGGSTYLAARVNEAKDTLLRTHNG, encoded by the coding sequence ATGACCCTGATCGCCGGCGCCATCGCTGTTATCACGCTCTATCTGCTGCTCCAGATGTTCCGCGCCGCCAATCCGGCGGTGCTGGCGCGTGCCATCAGGTTTGGTGGCGGCGTGCTGGCGCTGGCGGTTGCGGCGTTCACGGGCCTGCGGGGCGAGCTGGCGGTGGCGATCCCGCTCGGGATTTTCGGTGCCGGGCTGCTGGGCTGGACGCCGCTGGCAAATGCAGGTTTCGGCAATGTCGGAGGGCTGTTCGGCGGCGGCGCTGCGCCCGCCTCAGGGCAGGCCTCACGCGTGCGCTCGCAATTCCTGGATATGCGGCTCGACCACGACACCGGCCAGCTTGGCGGGCAGATCGTCGCCGGGCCTCATGCGGGGCGCGATCTCGGCGAGTTCGATCTCGCGGGCCTGCTGGCCATGGTCCCGACGTTCGACGCCGAGAGCGTGGCGTTACTTGAAAGCTATCTGGACCGCCGGTTTCCCGCCTGGCGTCAGAACGCGCAGCGCGACGCGGCAGGGGGGCAGCGCCGCACGGCGGCGAGCGGCAAAATGACGGCGGAGGAGGCCTATCAGATCCTTGGCCTGCAGCCTGGCGCGGGGCGTGACGACATCAGCCGGGCCCACAAGTCCCTGATGAAGAAACTGCATCCCGACCAGGGGGGCTCGACGTATCTCGCTGCCCGTGTAAACGAGGCCAAGGATACTCTGCTTCGTACGCATAACGGCTAA
- a CDS encoding VWA domain-containing protein, whose product MSGEPIKPRRGDAVSAQAGGAVPQAVTSTTEDIAAFVAKARALSPHAPGAKGRLIFALDATMSRQPTWDMACALQADMFRETAALGSLDIRLVYYRGLNECRATGWISDSTRLAALMSKIDCRGGDTQIGKVLTEARREAVASGVRAVVFVGDAMEEKIDELCAKAGELGMLNVPVFVFQEGHDAVAERAFREIARLTRGAWCRFDPGAAAQLRELLRAAAAYAAGGREALLKLAKTASGAAKLIGQMK is encoded by the coding sequence ATGTCGGGCGAACCCATCAAGCCGCGCCGCGGCGATGCCGTTTCGGCGCAAGCAGGCGGCGCCGTGCCGCAGGCTGTAACGTCCACCACGGAGGACATTGCCGCTTTCGTCGCCAAGGCGCGAGCGCTGTCACCCCATGCGCCGGGCGCAAAGGGGCGGCTGATCTTCGCATTGGATGCGACGATGAGCCGGCAGCCCACCTGGGACATGGCCTGCGCGCTTCAGGCCGATATGTTTCGCGAGACCGCGGCACTTGGTAGTCTCGATATCCGGCTCGTCTACTATCGCGGTTTGAACGAGTGCCGCGCCACAGGATGGATATCCGACAGCACCAGGCTTGCGGCGTTGATGAGCAAGATTGATTGCCGCGGCGGCGACACCCAGATCGGCAAGGTGCTGACGGAGGCGCGGCGCGAAGCGGTCGCATCGGGCGTGCGCGCCGTCGTCTTCGTCGGCGATGCCATGGAGGAGAAGATCGACGAGCTCTGCGCCAAGGCCGGCGAGCTCGGCATGCTCAACGTGCCCGTGTTCGTGTTCCAGGAAGGTCATGACGCCGTCGCCGAGCGGGCCTTTCGCGAGATCGCGCGCCTGACCCGCGGCGCCTGGTGCCGGTTCGATCCGGGCGCGGCGGCGCAGTTGCGCGAGCTGCTGCGGGCAGCTGCAGCCTATGCCGCCGGCGGTCGCGAGGCGCTGTTGAAACTGGCGAAGACCGCGAGCGGCGCAGCCAAGCTGATCGGCCAAATGAAGTAG
- a CDS encoding alpha/beta fold hydrolase, producing the protein MKRGIAVLVSVSALCGIAYFTASKWAIKHETITFYDASRDNRPVPVDIAVRRDKEMQANAGMITLPVAVINHGNTVKNTEYGFLANIFAARGYMVVSPQHDLPTDPPMVTKPGELYVGRLPQILRGVANIHFAMHEMKKVQPNADYAKVTMVGHSMGGDITMYFAKQYPDEVKKVVTLDNLRVPFVTAGKFKILSFRSHDPQFKTDAGVLPTDEECEKAGIEVVKTEFQHNDMRDTGPDVAKSSIQGMLDKFLSATDSEVAPVDTQSSPPKILEPGPVALMAPTKS; encoded by the coding sequence ATGAAGCGTGGAATTGCCGTTCTGGTTTCGGTCAGCGCCCTCTGTGGCATCGCCTATTTCACGGCGAGCAAGTGGGCGATCAAGCATGAGACCATCACCTTCTACGACGCCTCGCGCGACAACCGTCCAGTGCCCGTCGACATCGCGGTGCGCCGCGACAAGGAAATGCAGGCCAATGCCGGCATGATCACGCTGCCGGTCGCGGTGATCAATCACGGCAATACCGTCAAGAACACCGAGTATGGCTTCCTCGCCAACATCTTCGCTGCGCGCGGCTATATGGTCGTGAGCCCGCAGCATGACTTGCCGACCGATCCTCCGATGGTGACCAAGCCCGGCGAACTCTATGTCGGCCGGCTGCCGCAGATCCTGCGCGGCGTCGCCAACATCCATTTCGCCATGCACGAGATGAAGAAGGTTCAGCCCAACGCCGACTACGCCAAGGTGACGATGGTCGGCCATTCCATGGGCGGCGATATCACGATGTATTTCGCCAAGCAGTACCCGGATGAGGTCAAGAAGGTCGTCACGCTCGACAATCTGCGCGTGCCTTTCGTGACCGCCGGCAAGTTCAAGATCCTGTCGTTCCGCTCGCACGATCCGCAATTCAAGACCGATGCGGGCGTGCTCCCGACCGACGAGGAATGCGAGAAGGCGGGCATCGAGGTCGTGAAGACCGAATTCCAGCACAACGACATGCGCGACACCGGCCCGGATGTCGCCAAGAGCTCGATCCAGGGCATGCTCGACAAATTCCTGAGCGCGACCGACAGTGAGGTTGCGCCGGTCGACACGCAATCGTCCCCGCCCAAGATCCTGGAGCCCGGTCCGGTCGCGCTCATGGCGCCTACCAAGAGCTGA
- a CDS encoding division plane positioning ATPase MipZ, protein MLVEASQSQSGSAHVVVLGNEKGGSGKSTTALHVAVALLKAGQRVATIDLDCRQQSFTRYIGNRAAWARRTKLDLELPVHRCIKLGQTMQIAENENSEFQQFMEAVSAVERNFDFIVIDTPGTDSYLMRLAHSMADTLVTPINDSFLDFDVLGTVDPVSYVVTGESHYAEMVRDVRRKRRQLDGSTTDWIVVRNRLSMLGSRNKQLVAGGLKDLSLRLGFRYVDGFAERVVYREFFPRGLTALDEIDEATLGMRPNLGHLTAREEVTGLLRQLKLPLDERGRRRAANRAEWFNQIDKPLEVHDILGA, encoded by the coding sequence ATGCTTGTGGAGGCTAGCCAAAGCCAATCCGGCTCGGCGCATGTGGTCGTGCTCGGCAACGAGAAGGGCGGCTCCGGCAAGTCGACCACCGCCCTGCACGTCGCAGTTGCGCTCCTGAAGGCCGGCCAGCGCGTCGCCACTATCGACCTCGACTGCCGTCAGCAGAGCTTCACCCGCTACATCGGCAACCGCGCCGCCTGGGCGCGCCGCACCAAGCTGGACCTCGAACTGCCGGTGCATCGCTGCATCAAGCTTGGCCAGACCATGCAGATTGCCGAGAACGAGAATTCCGAGTTCCAGCAGTTCATGGAGGCGGTCTCGGCGGTCGAGCGCAATTTCGACTTCATCGTCATCGATACGCCGGGCACCGACAGCTACCTGATGCGCCTCGCGCACTCGATGGCCGACACGCTGGTCACGCCGATCAACGACAGCTTCCTCGATTTCGACGTGCTCGGCACCGTCGATCCCGTGAGCTACGTGGTGACGGGCGAGAGCCACTACGCCGAGATGGTGCGCGACGTCAGGCGCAAGCGCCGCCAGCTCGACGGTTCGACCACCGACTGGATCGTCGTCCGCAACCGCCTGTCGATGCTCGGCTCCCGCAACAAGCAGCTCGTCGCCGGGGGGCTGAAGGATCTGTCGCTGCGCCTCGGCTTCCGCTACGTCGACGGCTTCGCCGAACGCGTCGTCTATCGCGAGTTTTTTCCGCGTGGCCTGACCGCCCTCGACGAGATCGACGAGGCCACGCTCGGCATGCGGCCCAATCTGGGCCATCTCACCGCACGGGAGGAGGTGACAGGCCTGCTCCGCCAGCTCAAGCTGCCGCTCGACGAGCGCGGCCGCCGCCGCGCCGCCAACCGGGCCGAGTGGTTCAATCAGATCGACAAGCCGCTCGAAGTCCACGACATCCTGGGCGCCTGA